From a single Osmerus mordax isolate fOsmMor3 chromosome 6, fOsmMor3.pri, whole genome shotgun sequence genomic region:
- the cmtm6 gene encoding CKLF-like MARVEL transmembrane domain-containing protein 6 gives MASVDQVYSSTTVPETKSRNCFTVPNEFLGKPRCLIKLVEVLLSFVAFILEEVVTNCASCGSLYFFEFVSCTAFLFTALLLFLLTTKWHTRVGINCWSTLDFWYTAVVCGLFLFASIFFAADNGGTDLEKAAVAFGILSSIAFAVDIGIFIKLKGLPFRDQTVIRNRDSNSGPAEVEKLNTEE, from the exons ATGGCGTCGGTGGACCAAGTCTATAGTTCAACAACTGTACCGGAGACCAAGTCCAGAAACTGTTTCACAGTGCCAAATGAGTTTTTAGGTAAACCACGGTGTCTGATAAAACTTGTTGAAGTG CTCCTGTCGTTTGTAGCGTTCATCCTGGAAGAGGTGGTGACAAACTGTGCGAGCTGTGGTTCACTCTACTTCTTTGAGTTTGTCAGCTgcacagccttcctcttcacagccctgctcctcttcctcctcaccaccaAGTGGCATACAAGAGTGGGCATCAACTGCTGGTCTACTCta GATTTTTGGTACACTGCCGTGGTCTGTGGCTTGTTCCTCTTCGCCTCCATCTTCTTTGCTGCTGACAATGGAGGGACGGACCTGGAGAAGGCTGCAGTG GCCTTTGGAATCCTGTCCTCCATTGCTTTTGCAGTGGATATTGGGATTTTTATAAAACTGAAAGGACTTCCTTTCAGAGACCAGACAGTCATAAGGAACAGGGATTCCAACAGCGGGCCAGCAGAAGTAGAGAAACTCAACACAGAAGAATAG